One window from the genome of Pandoraea fibrosis encodes:
- the gatB gene encoding Asp-tRNA(Asn)/Glu-tRNA(Gln) amidotransferase subunit GatB has translation MQWEVVIGLETHAQLSTASKIFSGASTQFGAAPNTQACPVDLALPGVLPVLNRGAVERAIEFGLAIGATIAPRSIFARKNYFYPDLPKGYQISQYEIPVVQGGTLKIQVEADARTGREAYEKVVTLTRAHLEEDAGKSLHEDFAGMTGIDLNRAGTPLLEIVTEPDMRSAAEAVAYAKALHGLVVWLGICDGNMQEGSFRCDANVSVRPVGQKEFGTRAEIKNLNSFRFLEEAIQYEVRRQIELIEDGGTVVQETRLYDPDKKETRSMRSKEDAHDYRYFPDPDLMPLVIDSEWVERVRAALPELPAGMQARFVESYGLSDYDAAVLTQSKAQAAYFEAVVEKAGKANAKPAANWIMGELSSLLNREDIGIADSPVSSAQLAGLLARIADNTISNKIAKEVFQLMWEERATDDGAADRIIEAKGLKQITDTGAIEKIIDEVLAANAKSVEEFRAGKEKAFNALVGQAMKATKGKANPAQVNELLKKKLGA, from the coding sequence ATGCAATGGGAAGTCGTTATTGGTCTGGAGACGCACGCACAGCTCTCCACCGCTTCCAAGATTTTCTCGGGCGCATCGACGCAGTTCGGTGCGGCTCCCAACACGCAGGCCTGTCCCGTGGACCTGGCGCTGCCGGGCGTGTTGCCCGTGCTCAATCGCGGCGCCGTCGAGCGCGCGATCGAATTCGGTCTGGCCATCGGGGCGACGATTGCGCCGCGCAGCATTTTCGCGCGCAAGAATTACTTCTACCCCGATCTGCCCAAGGGCTACCAGATCAGCCAGTACGAAATTCCGGTGGTGCAGGGCGGCACGCTGAAGATTCAGGTCGAGGCGGATGCCCGCACCGGCCGTGAGGCGTATGAGAAGGTCGTCACGCTCACGCGCGCCCACCTCGAAGAAGACGCAGGCAAGTCGCTGCACGAAGACTTCGCCGGCATGACCGGCATCGACCTGAACCGGGCCGGCACGCCGTTGCTCGAAATCGTGACCGAGCCCGACATGCGCAGCGCGGCCGAAGCCGTGGCTTATGCGAAGGCATTGCACGGGCTGGTGGTGTGGCTGGGTATTTGCGACGGCAACATGCAGGAAGGGTCGTTCCGTTGCGACGCCAACGTGTCCGTGCGTCCGGTCGGCCAGAAGGAATTCGGCACGCGTGCCGAGATCAAGAACCTGAACTCGTTCCGCTTCCTCGAAGAGGCGATTCAGTACGAAGTGCGTCGTCAGATCGAGCTGATCGAAGACGGTGGCACGGTGGTGCAGGAAACGCGCCTGTACGATCCGGACAAGAAGGAAACGCGTTCGATGCGCAGCAAGGAAGACGCGCACGATTACCGCTACTTCCCGGACCCGGATCTGATGCCGCTCGTGATCGACAGCGAGTGGGTCGAACGTGTGCGCGCGGCGTTGCCCGAACTGCCCGCGGGCATGCAGGCGCGCTTTGTCGAGTCATACGGCCTGTCGGACTACGACGCCGCCGTGCTGACCCAATCCAAAGCACAGGCCGCGTACTTCGAAGCCGTGGTCGAGAAGGCGGGCAAGGCCAATGCCAAGCCGGCCGCCAACTGGATCATGGGCGAACTGTCGTCGCTGCTGAATCGTGAGGACATCGGCATCGCCGACAGCCCGGTGTCGAGCGCTCAGCTCGCAGGCCTGTTGGCGCGTATCGCCGATAACACGATCTCCAACAAGATCGCGAAGGAAGTCTTCCAGTTGATGTGGGAAGAACGCGCCACCGATGACGGCGCGGCAGATCGCATCATCGAAGCGAAGGGGCTGAAGCAGATCACCGACACGGGCGCGATCGAGAAGATCATCGACGAAGTGCTGGCCGCCAATGCCAAGTCCGTCGAGGAGTTCCGCGCGGGTAAGGAGAAGGCGTTCAACGCCCTGGTCGGACAGGCGATGAAGGCCACCAAGGGCAAGGCCAACCCGGCGCAGGTCAACGAGTTGCTCAAGAAGAAGCTCGGTGCCTGA
- a CDS encoding polyphosphate kinase 2 family protein produces MFEKYRVPLGKKLDLSDYDPADKPFSGDNKDDDKARMAELALKLDELQTILHANSQHRVLLVLQGMDTSGKDGTIRAVFQNVDPLGIRVANFKSPTPIELAHDFLWRVHRVVPGAGELVIFNRSHYEDVLITRVHDWIDADECKRRYTHINNFERLLADNNTRIIKCFLHISAEEQRKRLQERIDDPNKHWKFELNDLKERSFWPQYTKAYEAALPATSTEDAPWYIVPSDSKRHRNLMVAELLVQALTDLKLSYPPARPELTGMKVE; encoded by the coding sequence ATGTTCGAGAAATACCGCGTACCGCTCGGCAAGAAGCTCGACCTGTCGGACTACGATCCGGCCGACAAGCCGTTTTCCGGCGACAACAAGGACGACGACAAGGCGCGCATGGCCGAACTGGCGCTCAAGCTCGACGAGTTGCAGACCATTCTGCACGCCAACAGCCAGCATCGTGTCCTGCTCGTATTGCAGGGCATGGACACCAGCGGCAAGGACGGCACCATTCGCGCGGTGTTCCAGAACGTCGATCCGCTCGGTATCCGCGTGGCGAATTTCAAGTCTCCCACGCCCATCGAACTAGCTCACGATTTCCTGTGGCGCGTGCATCGGGTGGTGCCGGGGGCGGGCGAACTGGTGATCTTCAATCGCAGCCATTACGAAGACGTGCTCATCACGCGCGTGCACGACTGGATCGATGCCGACGAGTGCAAGCGCCGCTATACCCACATCAACAACTTCGAACGCCTGCTCGCGGATAACAACACGCGCATCATCAAGTGCTTCCTGCATATCTCGGCGGAGGAGCAGCGCAAGCGGCTTCAGGAGCGTATCGACGATCCGAACAAACACTGGAAATTCGAGCTGAACGACCTCAAGGAACGCAGCTTCTGGCCGCAATACACCAAGGCCTATGAGGCCGCGTTGCCGGCCACCTCGACGGAAGATGCGCCGTGGTATATCGTGCCTTCCGATTCAAAACGCCACCGTAATCTGATGGTGGCAGAGTTGCTGGTGCAGGCGCTGACCGATCTGAAGCTGTCCTATCCGCCCGCGAGGCCCGAACTGACGGGCATGAAGGTGGAATGA
- a CDS encoding efflux RND transporter periplasmic adaptor subunit, translated as MSDENARRQTPEDAAERGHQTAIHGSAGGTSRGTARSRRWITGVLAVVVIAGAGAWLRSRGAEKPAKAALAPSVTAATVEVRDVPVRLIANGTVTARQTIEVRPQISSTIRQVHIKEGDFVKAGQLLFSLDARMDEANLKKVQAQLAKDEADLANARRTLARTKQLIAEHFVSQSALDTAQSSVDSLTAQVAADRAAISASQVAVDYNQIRAGIDGRTGAINVHPGSLVTPGGAALVSITQLDPIDISFTLPEGALAELQAARAGGPVAVTATLGTTGVTATGQLSFIDNAVDSQTGTIRLKAAYDNRDAKLWPGMYLNIAVIGRVLKQASVVPPQAVQTGPDGKFVYVIGADGRVSAKPVKVGYVEAKLAVVEGVPAGARVVQEGAENLRPGNAVTIVASRDGAAGKAP; from the coding sequence ATGAGTGACGAGAACGCCCGCCGGCAAACGCCGGAGGACGCTGCCGAGCGCGGGCATCAGACGGCCATCCACGGTAGCGCAGGCGGTACATCGCGAGGCACGGCGCGCTCGCGCCGCTGGATCACCGGCGTACTGGCCGTGGTGGTGATTGCTGGGGCCGGCGCATGGCTGCGCTCACGCGGCGCGGAGAAGCCCGCCAAGGCGGCGCTTGCCCCTTCGGTGACGGCCGCCACCGTCGAAGTGCGTGATGTGCCAGTGCGGCTCATCGCCAACGGCACGGTCACGGCGCGTCAGACCATCGAAGTGCGTCCGCAGATTTCCAGCACCATCCGACAGGTCCACATCAAGGAAGGCGATTTCGTCAAAGCGGGGCAGTTGTTGTTCTCGCTCGACGCGCGCATGGACGAAGCCAACCTCAAGAAAGTGCAGGCGCAACTGGCCAAGGACGAAGCCGATCTCGCCAACGCCCGCCGCACGCTCGCCCGCACGAAGCAACTGATCGCCGAGCATTTCGTCTCGCAAAGCGCCCTCGATACTGCGCAGAGCAGCGTCGACAGTCTGACGGCGCAAGTCGCCGCCGACCGGGCAGCGATCTCGGCCAGTCAGGTCGCGGTCGACTACAACCAGATTCGCGCCGGCATCGACGGCCGTACCGGGGCGATCAACGTTCACCCGGGCAGTCTCGTCACGCCGGGCGGGGCGGCGCTCGTGAGCATCACGCAGCTCGATCCGATCGATATCAGCTTCACGTTGCCGGAAGGTGCGCTGGCCGAGTTGCAGGCTGCACGCGCCGGCGGCCCGGTCGCTGTAACGGCCACGCTTGGCACCACCGGCGTGACGGCTACCGGGCAACTCAGCTTCATCGACAACGCCGTGGATTCGCAAACGGGCACGATTCGCCTGAAGGCCGCCTACGACAATCGCGATGCGAAGCTGTGGCCCGGCATGTATCTGAACATCGCGGTGATCGGCCGCGTGCTCAAGCAGGCCAGCGTGGTGCCGCCGCAGGCGGTGCAGACCGGCCCCGACGGCAAGTTCGTCTATGTCATCGGCGCCGACGGCCGGGTGAGCGCGAAGCCCGTGAAGGTCGGTTACGTGGAAGCGAAGCTGGCGGTCGTCGAGGGGGTGCCCGCAGGCGCGCGCGTGGTGCAGGAAGGCGCGGAAAATCTGCGTCCGGGCAACGCGGTGACGATTGTGGCGTCGCGTGACGGCGCCGCCGGGAAAGCGCCATGA
- a CDS encoding efflux RND transporter permease subunit, with product MNLSELCIRRPVMTILLCVAAVVAGLIAYGQIPISALPSYNSPVIQVTATLPGASPETMAASVAAPMEKQFSTIAGVAVISSTNTQGTTSIIIEFDSDRDIDAAAVDVQAALFRAQRKLPVEMTTPPSYRKVNPADAPILFLAMNSPSMSLAELDDYAENLVSPTLSTLPGVAQVLIFGQKRFAVRVKARPDALAARKLTLDDVARALASANANSPVGTLDGNRQTLTIEANRQMTKADQFASLIIASVNGNPVYLRDVADVQDSVESVKTGSWVNGERSIVLAVLRQPNANTVATVDQVKAALPRLAEQMPQSIQVKLLNDRSVSIRESIDDVQFTLGLTVILVTLVIFLFLRRLAATLIPVMSLPVSLIGTVALMKGMGYSIDNISLLGITLAVGLVVDDAIVMLENIVRHIENGVPPLRAALVGSREMGFTILSISISLVAVFIPIFFMPGVIGLMFHEFAVVVSLAILVSAAVSLTLIPMLCSRYLRHEQDEGLGLRATQWFEDGFVWVQNGYVRSVDWCLAHRRWVMGAAAATFVATGVLFATIPKGFFPSEDIGQVQVTAEGAQDISFTAMSALLRQAGDIIRANPAVKTVIVSANDSNQGRMFINLKPHGERAHMSEVLEGLRRDVKQVPGLNVYFNPVQNLQLGGKQSKSRYQYVMQSVKPGEMQLWSDRLMNLMRADPIFRDVTTDAQMKGLQAQLTIDRDKANTLGVAIGDIRSALYSAFGERQVSTIYTPSDSYQVILQADDNDRRDEGAFDKIYVRGKGGALVPLSAVATVERKMGPVSVNHQGQLQAVTLSFNLAPGAALGDASQKIVGFQQQLGFPPSIITSWGGDAAAFQKSQSSQIVLLVGALLVIYVLLGVLYESYIHPITILAGLPSAAVGALITLRLFGMDLSLIAVIGVLMLIGIVKKNAIMMIDFALDAQRNGGMTPLEAIRQACALRFRPIMMTTLAALMGALPIALGLGAGAELRQPLGLAVVGGLLFSQVITLYITPVIYLYLDRFAGKGPLVLPGDKAANDAPESDHSGASGHGSARIEGPHAGTAH from the coding sequence ATGAACCTGTCCGAACTCTGTATCCGCCGGCCGGTCATGACGATCCTGCTGTGCGTCGCGGCGGTCGTCGCAGGCTTGATCGCCTACGGCCAGATTCCGATTTCCGCGCTGCCCAGCTACAACTCGCCGGTCATTCAGGTCACCGCGACCTTGCCGGGGGCGAGTCCGGAGACGATGGCCGCGTCCGTGGCCGCGCCGATGGAAAAGCAGTTCTCGACGATTGCCGGTGTGGCGGTCATCAGCTCGACCAATACGCAGGGCACCACGTCGATCATCATCGAATTCGACAGCGATCGGGATATCGATGCGGCTGCCGTCGACGTGCAGGCGGCGTTGTTCCGCGCGCAGCGCAAGCTGCCGGTGGAGATGACGACGCCGCCGTCATACCGCAAGGTGAATCCGGCCGACGCGCCGATTCTGTTTCTCGCGATGAACTCGCCGTCGATGTCGCTGGCCGAACTCGACGACTACGCGGAAAACCTCGTCTCTCCCACGCTTTCCACGCTGCCCGGCGTGGCGCAGGTGCTGATCTTCGGGCAGAAGCGTTTCGCCGTGCGCGTGAAGGCGCGTCCCGACGCGCTCGCCGCGCGCAAGCTCACGCTCGACGACGTGGCGCGTGCCCTGGCTTCGGCCAATGCCAACAGCCCGGTCGGCACGCTCGACGGCAATCGCCAGACGCTGACCATCGAGGCGAATCGCCAGATGACCAAGGCCGACCAGTTCGCGAGCCTGATCATCGCGAGCGTGAACGGCAACCCGGTGTATCTGCGCGATGTGGCCGACGTGCAGGACAGCGTCGAATCCGTGAAGACCGGCAGTTGGGTCAATGGCGAGCGCTCGATCGTGCTCGCGGTGCTGCGTCAGCCCAATGCGAATACGGTAGCCACCGTCGATCAGGTCAAGGCGGCGCTGCCGCGTCTCGCGGAGCAGATGCCGCAGTCGATTCAGGTCAAGCTGCTCAACGATCGCTCGGTGTCGATTCGCGAGTCCATCGACGACGTGCAGTTCACGCTTGGCCTGACGGTGATTCTCGTCACGCTGGTGATCTTCCTGTTCCTGCGCCGTCTGGCTGCCACGTTGATTCCGGTGATGTCGCTGCCGGTGTCGCTGATCGGCACCGTCGCGCTCATGAAGGGGATGGGCTATTCCATCGACAACATCTCGCTGCTGGGCATCACGCTCGCCGTGGGGCTGGTCGTGGACGACGCCATCGTGATGCTCGAGAACATCGTACGTCATATCGAGAACGGCGTACCGCCATTGCGTGCGGCGCTGGTGGGGTCGCGAGAAATGGGCTTCACGATTCTGTCGATCTCGATTTCGCTGGTGGCGGTGTTCATCCCGATCTTCTTCATGCCGGGGGTGATCGGGTTGATGTTCCACGAATTCGCCGTGGTGGTGTCGCTCGCCATTCTGGTGTCGGCGGCCGTGTCGCTCACTTTGATACCGATGTTGTGCAGCCGCTATCTCAGGCACGAGCAGGACGAAGGGCTGGGGCTGCGCGCCACGCAGTGGTTCGAAGACGGCTTCGTTTGGGTGCAGAACGGTTATGTGCGCAGCGTGGATTGGTGTCTCGCGCATCGCCGGTGGGTGATGGGAGCGGCGGCGGCCACGTTTGTCGCCACGGGCGTGTTGTTTGCCACGATTCCGAAGGGCTTCTTCCCGAGTGAAGACATCGGGCAGGTGCAGGTCACGGCCGAAGGTGCGCAGGACATTTCGTTCACGGCGATGTCGGCGCTGCTGCGTCAGGCGGGCGACATCATCCGTGCGAACCCGGCGGTGAAAACGGTGATCGTGTCGGCCAACGACAGCAATCAGGGCCGTATGTTCATCAACCTGAAGCCGCATGGCGAGCGTGCGCACATGAGCGAGGTGCTCGAAGGGCTGCGGCGCGACGTCAAGCAGGTGCCGGGGCTCAACGTCTACTTCAATCCGGTGCAGAACCTGCAACTGGGCGGCAAGCAGAGCAAGAGCCGCTATCAGTACGTGATGCAGAGCGTGAAGCCGGGCGAAATGCAGTTGTGGTCCGACCGGCTGATGAACCTCATGCGTGCCGACCCGATCTTCCGGGATGTGACGACCGATGCGCAGATGAAGGGCCTGCAAGCGCAGCTCACCATCGATCGCGACAAGGCAAATACGCTGGGTGTGGCCATTGGCGACATTCGAAGCGCGTTGTACAGCGCGTTCGGCGAGCGTCAGGTCTCGACGATCTACACGCCGAGCGACAGCTATCAGGTCATCCTTCAGGCTGACGATAACGACCGTCGCGACGAAGGCGCATTCGACAAGATCTATGTGCGCGGCAAGGGCGGTGCGTTGGTGCCGCTCTCGGCGGTCGCCACGGTCGAGCGCAAGATGGGACCGGTGTCGGTGAACCATCAGGGTCAGTTGCAGGCGGTCACGCTGTCGTTCAATCTGGCGCCGGGCGCGGCGCTGGGCGACGCGTCGCAGAAGATCGTCGGCTTCCAGCAGCAACTGGGCTTCCCGCCGAGCATCATCACGAGTTGGGGCGGCGATGCGGCCGCGTTCCAGAAGTCGCAGTCCAGCCAGATCGTGCTGCTGGTCGGCGCGCTGCTCGTGATCTATGTGCTGCTTGGCGTGCTGTACGAGAGCTACATCCATCCGATCACGATTCTCGCGGGCTTGCCGTCGGCGGCCGTCGGGGCGCTGATTACCCTGCGCTTGTTCGGTATGGACCTGTCGCTGATCGCGGTGATCGGTGTCCTGATGCTCATCGGTATCGTGAAGAAGAACGCGATCATGATGATCGACTTCGCACTCGACGCGCAGCGCAACGGCGGCATGACACCCCTTGAGGCGATTCGTCAGGCATGTGCGTTGCGCTTCCGTCCGATCATGATGACGACGCTCGCGGCACTCATGGGCGCGTTGCCGATTGCGCTGGGGCTCGGTGCGGGCGCGGAACTGCGTCAGCCGCTCGGTCTGGCCGTGGTCGGTGGCTTGCTGTTCTCGCAGGTCATCACGCTCTACATCACGCCGGTGATCTATCTCTATCTCGATCGCTTCGCAGGCAAGGGGCCACTGGTACTGCCCGGCGACAAGGCAGCGAACGACGCCCCCGAGTCGGACCATAGCGGCGCGAGCGGGCATGGCTCGGCCCGCATCGAAGGTCCTCATGCAGGCACGGCGCACTGA
- a CDS encoding type II secretion system protein — protein sequence MNMQVNGGALVQMKSKMVSRLNKRRQRGVTLVELSVAVAVMGLIMAGAMVGVPRLMNSVRVNQEIKDWQMAVVSVQNAVMSGQLNATTTMVSVHDLGIFGSMQRIGTTNNYLNRFGGTVTPEVITSGGGNLPTFGLKIQSKDLPSEQCQRLFTSMHPSFATIKVNNTELKTMTTSFAMNDLATACRSSAKVGDTDGQNDVTKADVEFTIGGA from the coding sequence ATGAACATGCAAGTGAACGGGGGCGCACTCGTGCAGATGAAAAGCAAAATGGTCAGCCGCTTGAACAAGCGCCGTCAGCGCGGTGTGACGCTGGTGGAGCTGTCGGTGGCCGTGGCCGTGATGGGCCTGATCATGGCCGGTGCGATGGTCGGCGTGCCGCGACTGATGAATTCGGTGCGTGTGAATCAGGAAATCAAGGACTGGCAGATGGCGGTGGTGTCGGTGCAAAACGCCGTGATGTCGGGGCAATTGAATGCCACAACCACGATGGTAAGCGTGCACGATCTGGGCATTTTCGGCTCGATGCAGCGCATCGGGACGACCAACAATTACCTCAATCGATTTGGCGGAACCGTCACGCCAGAGGTGATTACCAGCGGTGGGGGAAATTTGCCGACGTTCGGACTGAAGATCCAGTCCAAAGATCTGCCAAGCGAGCAATGTCAGCGGCTCTTCACCTCGATGCATCCGAGCTTTGCCACGATCAAGGTGAACAACACCGAATTAAAGACCATGACGACCTCTTTCGCCATGAATGATCTGGCGACGGCATGCCGTTCCTCAGCGAAGGTAGGCGATACCGACGGCCAGAACGATGTGACCAAGGCGGATGTCGAGTTCACCATCGGCGGCGCCTGA
- a CDS encoding toxin co-regulated pilus biosynthesis Q family protein, with translation MLTVAVASTVGSSPVFALERVQAELRSADIEIAFASHKPLMAGGAAAAATPSPALASALAPLPSVDVSSDVAHAPASLSQAAASAEPVAPVEVRELLELFMSPGDGRVSVALQRYLEAHGWQLAWEIERDFPIDYPATFTGDFLGIVEQIVVSLQNTDAPIRVKVYEANRVLRVVHATQ, from the coding sequence ATGCTAACTGTCGCGGTGGCGTCGACGGTAGGGTCGAGTCCGGTCTTCGCTCTGGAGCGAGTGCAAGCCGAACTCCGGTCGGCCGACATCGAGATCGCCTTCGCCAGCCATAAGCCGCTGATGGCCGGCGGCGCAGCGGCAGCGGCGACACCGTCGCCTGCGCTCGCGAGTGCGCTGGCGCCGCTGCCATCGGTCGACGTGTCGTCGGATGTGGCGCATGCGCCAGCGTCGTTGTCCCAGGCGGCGGCGTCGGCGGAGCCGGTCGCGCCGGTCGAAGTCCGCGAACTTCTCGAGCTGTTCATGTCGCCTGGCGACGGCCGCGTTTCCGTCGCTCTTCAGCGGTATCTGGAGGCGCATGGCTGGCAGCTCGCGTGGGAAATCGAACGCGACTTCCCTATCGACTATCCGGCTACGTTCACAGGGGACTTTCTCGGCATCGTCGAGCAAATCGTCGTCTCCCTGCAGAACACCGATGCGCCCATTCGCGTGAAAGTCTACGAGGCCAACCGCGTGCTGCGCGTCGTTCACGCCACACAATAA
- a CDS encoding secretin N-terminal domain-containing protein, whose product MRKRLGVLCATTFLTACGTPGMLTQTDANVSQARTEGQAAFETYSAAPIRAIEHVEGAWLAKRSVPINASIALPDFFKRNVRFATGAPLPISIVLAQVARGNGLTIRMASDVSCVAGGGAGGGGNRGANRAGGPANLFQLNCSDTGEPTVPLQYSGTLSGLLDTIAHRTGTHWSYRDGVVHFARYVTRTFQIKMMPGSSSYSASVGKASQMKANRGAAGGSGPGNSAGGVDLSFNADANVSVESELDYWSDLVRTVSDMLSEGGRVTPSVVTSSLVVSDTADVIERVASYIDAENAVLGRQVKLRVQVYSVALEENSAAGVDWDLVYQAASGITLGLAGPAAGGTLMSRKGGLQLNKIDSGRFRGSGAFLRALSQQGRVSTVIDTTVVTLNNQPAPVAVTQNQGFVAQTKMTPGNYGGQAVVTAEQSVLTTGFVMNLLPTLMDNRSVMLQVQIDMSDLKKLDKINLRTGKEAPSGTNPDTGSGSDASAEIGSDGVKIDVGGKKDERSGTDDGLGVGTFMQLPITASIQTMQRASLKSGDTLVLSGFRRRDDSTDRDGIFNYQGGTKEARQQVKEVVILISPELTEGV is encoded by the coding sequence ATGAGAAAGCGACTTGGCGTGTTGTGCGCCACAACGTTTCTGACGGCGTGCGGCACGCCAGGCATGCTCACCCAGACCGACGCGAACGTTTCGCAGGCGCGCACGGAGGGGCAAGCGGCGTTCGAGACCTATTCGGCAGCGCCGATTCGCGCCATCGAGCATGTGGAGGGGGCATGGCTCGCGAAGCGCTCCGTTCCCATCAACGCCTCGATCGCACTTCCCGATTTCTTCAAACGCAATGTGCGCTTCGCCACGGGCGCACCGCTGCCGATCTCGATCGTGCTCGCACAGGTAGCACGCGGCAACGGCCTGACCATCCGCATGGCCTCCGACGTGTCGTGTGTGGCCGGTGGCGGCGCTGGAGGCGGCGGCAACCGTGGCGCCAATCGCGCAGGCGGCCCCGCCAACCTCTTTCAACTGAACTGCTCCGATACGGGCGAGCCGACGGTGCCGCTGCAATACTCGGGCACGCTCTCCGGACTGCTCGACACCATCGCGCATCGGACCGGCACGCACTGGAGTTATCGCGACGGTGTGGTGCATTTCGCACGCTATGTCACGCGCACGTTCCAGATCAAGATGATGCCCGGCAGTTCGTCGTACTCGGCATCGGTGGGCAAGGCCTCGCAGATGAAGGCGAATCGCGGTGCGGCCGGTGGGAGTGGTCCGGGCAACTCGGCTGGCGGTGTCGATCTGAGCTTCAATGCCGACGCCAACGTCAGCGTGGAATCTGAACTCGATTACTGGTCGGACCTCGTGCGCACGGTGTCGGACATGCTCTCCGAAGGGGGGCGTGTGACGCCGTCCGTCGTGACGAGTTCGCTCGTCGTGAGCGATACGGCCGACGTCATAGAGCGCGTGGCGAGCTACATCGACGCCGAAAACGCCGTGCTGGGCCGTCAGGTCAAACTGCGTGTGCAGGTGTACTCGGTAGCCCTCGAAGAGAATTCTGCCGCTGGCGTCGACTGGGATCTGGTGTATCAGGCGGCCAGCGGCATTACGCTGGGTCTGGCCGGTCCCGCGGCGGGGGGCACGCTGATGTCGCGCAAGGGCGGACTTCAGCTCAACAAGATCGACAGCGGCAGATTCCGCGGGTCCGGCGCGTTCCTCCGCGCACTCAGCCAGCAGGGGCGCGTGAGTACGGTGATCGACACCACGGTCGTCACGCTGAACAATCAACCGGCGCCGGTCGCCGTCACCCAGAATCAGGGCTTCGTCGCGCAAACGAAGATGACGCCCGGCAACTATGGCGGGCAGGCGGTCGTGACGGCCGAGCAGTCGGTGCTGACGACGGGCTTCGTCATGAACTTGCTGCCCACGCTGATGGACAACCGTAGCGTGATGTTGCAGGTACAGATCGATATGTCCGACCTGAAGAAACTCGACAAGATCAATCTGCGCACGGGGAAGGAAGCGCCAAGCGGCACGAACCCGGACACCGGCAGCGGTTCGGATGCGAGTGCGGAAATCGGTTCCGATGGTGTGAAGATCGACGTGGGCGGCAAGAAGGACGAACGATCGGGTACCGATGACGGACTCGGCGTGGGGACATTCATGCAGTTGCCGATTACGGCGTCGATCCAGACCATGCAACGCGCGTCGCTCAAGTCGGGCGATACGCTGGTGCTCAGCGGCTTCCGCCGCCGCGACGATTCGACCGATCGCGATGGCATCTTCAATTACCAGGGCGGCACCAAGGAGGCGCGCCAGCAGGTCAAGGAAGTCGTCATTCTGATTTCGCCGGAACTGACCGAGGGCGTGTGA